In Streptomyces sp. P3, one DNA window encodes the following:
- a CDS encoding copper homeostasis protein CutC gives MSKRAVLEVIALDAEDAVAAQAGGADRLELVTEMAADGLTPPVAVFAAVRAAVDLSLRVMLRLSDGFAAGDVDRLVRAAADLRAAGAQEFVLGFLDAEGAVDLAAVERIVAGLDGCRWTFHRALDHAADRDALRKQLDGLPGLDAYLTAGSPAGVDAGLPTLLAEAARHGEQGYEQRLLVGGGLRLGHLPRLRAAGIDAFHIGGAARPHGWSGPVSAHAVREWRRAVDAGHHETAWHPEPAAEAEPVAQAGGPAGRVD, from the coding sequence ATGAGCAAGCGTGCAGTTCTGGAGGTGATCGCCCTCGACGCCGAGGACGCGGTCGCCGCCCAGGCCGGAGGCGCGGACCGCCTCGAGCTGGTCACCGAGATGGCCGCCGACGGGCTCACCCCGCCGGTCGCGGTGTTCGCCGCCGTCCGGGCCGCCGTCGACCTCTCCCTGCGCGTCATGCTGCGGCTGTCCGACGGCTTCGCGGCCGGGGACGTCGACCGCCTCGTGCGGGCCGCCGCCGATCTGCGGGCGGCCGGCGCGCAGGAGTTCGTCCTCGGCTTCCTCGACGCGGAGGGCGCGGTGGACCTGGCCGCGGTGGAGCGGATCGTCGCCGGGCTGGACGGCTGCCGCTGGACCTTCCACCGCGCCCTCGACCACGCCGCCGACCGCGACGCCCTGCGCAAGCAGCTGGACGGCCTGCCCGGACTGGACGCCTACCTCACCGCCGGCTCCCCGGCCGGCGTCGACGCGGGCCTGCCCACCCTGCTGGCCGAAGCCGCCCGGCACGGTGAGCAGGGCTACGAGCAGCGCCTCCTGGTCGGCGGCGGACTTCGCCTCGGCCACCTCCCGCGGCTGCGGGCCGCCGGGATCGACGCGTTCCACATCGGCGGCGCGGCCCGCCCGCACGGCTGGTCCGGTCCGGTGTCGGCACACGCCGTGCGCGAGTGGCGCCGAGCGGTGGACGCCGGGCACCACGAGACGGCATGGCACCCCGAGCCGGCGGCGGAGGCCGAGCCGGTGGCGCAGGCCGGTGGACCGGCCGGGCGCGTCGACTGA
- a CDS encoding UvrD-helicase domain-containing protein, with translation MREDVESLDISDVTANWVNARILERQIGERIKALADLSDTPLFFGRLDYLHAPGADRAEGAEGEKFYIGRRHVHDGDGDPMVIDWRAPVSQPFYRASKKDPMDVGLRRRFGYTRGQITAYEDEHLSDPTEAAATSKLLQQEIERPRVGPMRDIVATIQPEQDEIVRSGLGGTVCVQGGPGTGKTAVGLHRVAYLLYAHRERLARTGTLVIGPNRSFLHYIEQVLPALGELTVRQGTVDDLVAHVEVRGADDAAAALVKGDARMARVLRRAVYAQVRMPAEPVVVVRGSRRWRVPAYELEEMVRELLGRDIRYGAAREALPQRIAHAVLVQMERSGEAPDDRVQDAVARNSAVKAAVKEVWPAVDPAKLVLRLLTDPEFLAEHAEGVLSELEQKTILAVKPARSVKAARWSAADAVLIDEARDLVERTHSLGHVVLDEAQDLSPMQYRAVGRRCTTGSATVLGDLAQGTTPWATRSWEEALGHLGKADAVVEELTAGFRVPTDVIVYASRLLPHIAPGLAPVASVRENPGFFDVREVADTADVVAACEELLRNEGSTGLIAADARIPALAEALAAAGVPCLAPGEETTAEARLTLVPASLAKGLEYDYVVLDEPQAVVDGEPDERTGLRRLYVTLTRAVSGLLVTHTAPLPRQLT, from the coding sequence ATGCGGGAGGACGTCGAGTCCCTCGACATCAGCGACGTCACCGCGAACTGGGTCAACGCCCGGATCCTGGAGCGGCAGATCGGGGAACGGATCAAGGCGCTGGCCGATCTGAGCGACACCCCGCTGTTCTTCGGCCGGCTCGACTACCTGCACGCTCCCGGCGCGGACCGGGCGGAGGGCGCGGAGGGGGAGAAGTTCTACATCGGACGTCGTCATGTGCACGACGGCGATGGCGACCCCATGGTCATCGACTGGCGTGCGCCGGTCTCGCAGCCGTTCTACCGGGCGTCGAAGAAGGACCCGATGGACGTCGGGCTGCGCCGCCGCTTCGGCTACACGCGTGGGCAGATCACGGCGTACGAGGACGAGCACCTCTCCGACCCCACCGAGGCCGCCGCCACCAGCAAGCTGCTCCAGCAGGAGATCGAGCGGCCGCGTGTGGGCCCGATGCGGGACATCGTCGCCACCATCCAGCCCGAGCAGGACGAGATCGTGCGCAGCGGGCTGGGCGGCACGGTGTGCGTGCAGGGCGGTCCGGGGACCGGGAAGACGGCGGTCGGTCTGCACCGGGTGGCGTATCTGCTGTACGCCCACCGGGAGCGGCTCGCGCGCACCGGCACACTGGTCATCGGGCCGAACCGGTCCTTCCTCCACTACATCGAGCAGGTGCTGCCGGCGCTGGGCGAGCTGACGGTCCGCCAGGGCACGGTGGACGACCTGGTGGCCCATGTGGAGGTGCGGGGCGCGGACGACGCGGCGGCGGCGCTGGTCAAGGGCGACGCACGGATGGCGCGGGTGCTGCGGCGGGCCGTCTACGCGCAGGTGCGGATGCCGGCCGAACCGGTCGTCGTGGTGCGCGGGTCGCGGCGCTGGCGGGTTCCGGCGTACGAACTCGAGGAGATGGTGCGGGAGTTGCTCGGCCGGGACATCCGGTACGGGGCAGCCCGCGAGGCCCTGCCGCAGCGCATCGCGCACGCGGTGCTGGTGCAGATGGAGCGTTCGGGCGAGGCCCCGGACGACCGGGTGCAGGACGCCGTGGCCCGCAACAGCGCGGTGAAGGCGGCCGTGAAGGAGGTCTGGCCGGCCGTCGACCCGGCGAAGCTGGTGCTGCGGCTGCTGACGGACCCGGAGTTCCTCGCCGAGCACGCGGAGGGCGTGCTGAGCGAGCTGGAGCAGAAGACGATCCTGGCGGTGAAGCCCGCGCGGTCCGTGAAGGCGGCCAGGTGGTCGGCGGCGGACGCGGTGCTGATCGACGAGGCGAGGGACCTGGTGGAGCGCACGCACTCGCTCGGCCATGTGGTCCTCGACGAGGCTCAGGACCTTTCGCCCATGCAGTACCGGGCGGTCGGCCGCCGTTGCACGACGGGTTCGGCGACGGTGCTGGGCGATCTGGCGCAGGGCACCACCCCGTGGGCGACCCGCAGCTGGGAGGAGGCCCTCGGGCATCTCGGCAAGGCGGACGCGGTGGTCGAGGAGCTGACGGCCGGTTTCCGCGTCCCGACGGACGTGATCGTCTACGCCTCCCGGCTGCTGCCTCACATCGCGCCGGGCCTCGCCCCCGTCGCGTCGGTCCGTGAGAACCCGGGATTCTTCGACGTCCGGGAGGTCGCGGACACCGCGGACGTCGTCGCGGCCTGCGAGGAGCTGCTGCGCAACGAGGGCTCGACGGGCCTGATCGCGGCCGACGCCCGGATCCCGGCGCTGGCCGAGGCGCTGGCGGCGGCGGGCGTCCCGTGCCTGGCCCCGGGTGAGGAGACGACGGCCGAAGCCCGCCTCACCCTGGTCCCGGCGTCGCTTGCCAAGGGTCTGGAGTACGACTACGTCGTCCTGGACGAGCCGCAGGCCGTGGTCGACGGGGAGCCGGACGAACGGACGGGCCTGCGCCGCCTGTACGTGACCCTGACCCGCGCGGTCTCCGGCCTCCTCGTCACCCACACGGCCCCCCTCCCCCGACAACTCACCTGA
- a CDS encoding DNA repair helicase XPB: MNGPLIVQSDKTLLLEVDHEQADDCRRAIAPFAELERAPEHIHTYRVTPLGLWNARAAGHDAEQVVDALVQYSRYPVPHALLVDVAETMDRYGRLTLSKHPAHGLVLTTTDRPVLEEILRSKRVAPLVGARLDPDTVVVHPSERGQIKQTLLKLGWPAEDLAGYVDGEAHPIELAEDGWALRPYQKQAVENFWHGGSGVVVLPCGAGKTLVGAGAMAQAKSTTLILVTNTVSARQWKHELVKRTSLTEEEIGEYSGTRKEIRPVTIATYQVLTTRRKGVYPHLELFDSRDWGLILYDEVHLLPAPVFKFTADLQARRRLGLTATLVREDGRESDVFSLIGPKRFDAPWKEIEAQGYIAPADCVEVRVNLTDSERLAYATAEAEEKYRFCATTATKRKVTEALVRRFAGQQILVIGQYIDQLDELGEHLNAPVIKGETSNAQREKLFDAFREGEISVLVVSKVANFSIDLPEATVAIQVSGTFGSRQEEAQRLGRVLRPKADGHQAHFYSVVARDTIDQDFAAHRQRFLAEQGYAYRIMDADELLAEEA, encoded by the coding sequence GTGAACGGACCGCTGATCGTCCAGTCGGACAAAACCCTGCTTCTGGAGGTCGACCACGAGCAGGCGGACGACTGCCGTCGGGCCATCGCGCCGTTCGCCGAGCTGGAGCGGGCGCCGGAGCACATCCACACCTACCGGGTGACGCCGCTGGGCCTGTGGAACGCGCGGGCGGCCGGGCACGACGCCGAGCAGGTCGTGGACGCGCTCGTGCAGTACAGCCGCTATCCCGTGCCGCACGCGCTGCTCGTGGACGTCGCCGAGACGATGGACCGCTACGGGCGGCTGACGCTGAGCAAGCATCCGGCGCACGGGCTGGTGCTGACCACCACCGACCGGCCGGTGCTGGAGGAGATCCTGCGCTCGAAGCGGGTCGCGCCGCTGGTGGGGGCCCGGCTCGATCCGGACACCGTCGTCGTGCACCCCTCCGAGCGGGGGCAGATCAAGCAGACGCTGCTGAAGCTGGGCTGGCCGGCCGAGGACCTCGCCGGGTACGTCGACGGCGAGGCGCATCCCATCGAGCTCGCCGAGGACGGGTGGGCGCTGCGCCCGTACCAGAAGCAGGCCGTGGAGAACTTCTGGCACGGCGGCAGCGGGGTCGTGGTGCTGCCCTGCGGTGCGGGCAAGACGCTGGTCGGCGCGGGGGCGATGGCCCAGGCGAAGTCGACGACGCTGATCCTCGTCACCAACACCGTCTCCGCCCGGCAGTGGAAGCACGAGCTGGTGAAGCGGACGTCGCTGACCGAGGAGGAGATCGGCGAGTACAGCGGGACGCGAAAGGAGATCCGGCCCGTCACCATCGCGACCTACCAGGTGCTGACGACCCGGCGCAAGGGCGTCTACCCGCACCTGGAGCTGTTCGACTCCAGGGACTGGGGCCTGATCCTCTACGACGAGGTGCATCTGCTGCCGGCGCCGGTCTTCAAGTTCACCGCCGACCTGCAGGCGCGGCGGCGGCTCGGTCTGACGGCGACGCTGGTCCGCGAGGACGGCCGTGAGTCGGACGTGTTCTCGCTCATCGGGCCGAAGCGGTTCGACGCGCCGTGGAAGGAGATCGAGGCGCAGGGCTACATCGCGCCCGCCGACTGCGTGGAGGTCCGGGTCAACCTCACCGACTCGGAGCGCCTCGCGTACGCGACCGCCGAGGCGGAGGAGAAGTACCGCTTCTGCGCGACGACGGCGACGAAGCGGAAGGTGACGGAGGCGCTGGTGCGGCGGTTCGCCGGGCAGCAGATCCTCGTCATCGGGCAGTACATCGACCAGCTCGACGAACTCGGCGAGCATCTGAACGCGCCGGTCATCAAGGGCGAGACGTCGAACGCGCAGCGCGAGAAGCTCTTCGACGCCTTCCGGGAGGGCGAGATCAGCGTGCTGGTGGTGTCGAAGGTCGCGAACTTCTCGATCGACCTGCCGGAGGCGACGGTGGCCATCCAGGTGTCGGGCACCTTCGGGTCACGGCAGGAGGAGGCGCAGCGTCTGGGCCGGGTGTTGCGCCCCAAGGCGGACGGGCATCAGGCCCACTTCTACTCGGTGGTGGCGCGGGACACCATCGACCAGGACTTCGCGGCGCACCGCCAGCGGTTCCTGGCGGAGCAGGGGTACGCCTACCGGATCATGGACGCCGACGAGCTGCTCGCGGAGGAGGCCTGA
- a CDS encoding helicase-associated domain-containing protein codes for MSTEDQSAPRSLAEALRARDDASLAALLRARPDLITPVPTDLTQLATRAGTRASVVRALERLDRFVLQTAEALAVAGDPATREELFGLMAGDAGDPAVVAALPAALAALREQALVWGADDRLRLVRTARELLAPSPQHPSPTGLGPSVREATAGMSPGRIQEIVATLGLPSTHDSVSAVGALTAVFTHRRKMAALLAGAPAESLEVLERLVWGPPYGQVTADPAARLRWLLDRALLLPTAPGTVVLPREVALHLRRGRAHRAPEPVPPAVEPLAVHAPQVVDATAAGQAYTALATVEELLKDWDEGGPAVLRANGISVRDLKRTAVALDVAEPVAAFWVELAYAAGLLASDGEADERYAATPEYDEWMERPPAERWAQLAEAWLAATRTSGVVGGRDIKERALSALGPGLDRSAAPEVRHRVLTLLSALPEGGAPDAEAVLARLRWERPLRGAQGGTPGPQGTQAAPGTPVPHGAAGFSGAAQGDEDLRSRLARWTLAEAERLGVTGRGALSAHGRALLGAPPAVRTARSAVAAAPAGPGDKLPAHHRAATAVAAPLSPPEQAAATAAAVRLLAPLLPEPLDHVLLQADLTAVAPGPLRRPLADVLSVLADVESKGGATVYRFTPGSVRRALDAGRSASDLHAFLAEHSRTPVPQPLTYLIDDVARRHGHLRVGAASAYVRCDDETILNEILADKRAAGLRLRRLAPTVLAAQADPATLLDGLRAMGFAPAAESAEGDVLITRALAHRTPPRTAPEPVPDGPPIPDGTLLTAAIRAVRAGDAAAIAPRRATEDAAPLAPGELPRTSSAETLATMQAAVLTGGALWIGYVNAEGSASQRVIAPVRVEGGFVTGYDHTADEVRTYPLHRITGVAELADD; via the coding sequence ATGAGCACCGAGGACCAGTCGGCCCCCCGGTCCCTCGCGGAAGCGCTCCGCGCCCGGGACGACGCTTCCCTGGCCGCGCTGCTGCGCGCCCGCCCCGACCTGATCACTCCGGTCCCCACCGACCTCACACAGCTCGCCACCCGCGCCGGCACCCGTGCCTCGGTCGTGCGCGCGCTGGAGCGGCTCGACCGGTTCGTGCTGCAGACGGCGGAGGCGCTGGCCGTGGCCGGCGATCCGGCGACCCGCGAGGAGCTGTTCGGTCTGATGGCGGGGGACGCCGGCGATCCGGCCGTGGTCGCCGCCCTCCCCGCGGCGTTGGCGGCCCTGCGCGAGCAGGCGCTGGTGTGGGGCGCGGACGACCGGCTGCGGTTGGTGCGCACCGCCCGTGAGCTGCTGGCGCCGTCCCCGCAGCACCCGTCGCCGACGGGCCTCGGGCCGAGTGTGCGGGAGGCGACGGCGGGCATGTCGCCGGGCCGGATCCAGGAGATCGTGGCGACGCTGGGGCTGCCCTCGACGCACGACTCGGTCTCGGCCGTGGGCGCGCTCACCGCTGTGTTCACCCATCGCCGGAAGATGGCCGCACTGCTGGCGGGGGCGCCCGCCGAGTCCCTCGAGGTGCTGGAGCGGCTGGTGTGGGGGCCGCCGTACGGTCAGGTCACGGCCGACCCGGCGGCCCGGCTGCGCTGGCTGCTCGACCGCGCGCTGCTACTGCCGACGGCGCCCGGGACCGTCGTGCTGCCGCGCGAGGTGGCCCTGCATCTGCGCAGGGGCCGCGCGCACCGGGCGCCCGAACCGGTACCGCCGGCCGTGGAGCCGCTCGCGGTGCACGCGCCGCAGGTGGTGGACGCGACGGCGGCCGGTCAGGCGTACACGGCGCTGGCGACCGTCGAGGAGCTGCTGAAGGACTGGGACGAGGGCGGTCCCGCGGTGCTGCGGGCCAACGGGATCAGCGTCCGCGACCTCAAGCGGACGGCCGTCGCCCTGGACGTGGCCGAGCCGGTGGCCGCGTTCTGGGTCGAGCTGGCGTACGCGGCGGGACTGCTCGCCTCGGACGGCGAGGCCGACGAGCGGTACGCGGCGACCCCGGAGTACGACGAGTGGATGGAGCGGCCGCCGGCCGAGCGGTGGGCACAGCTCGCCGAGGCGTGGCTGGCGGCGACCAGGACCTCGGGGGTGGTCGGCGGCCGGGACATCAAGGAGCGGGCGCTGTCGGCGCTGGGGCCCGGTCTCGACCGGTCCGCCGCGCCCGAGGTGCGCCATCGGGTGCTGACGCTGCTGTCCGCTCTGCCCGAGGGCGGCGCGCCGGACGCGGAGGCGGTGCTGGCCCGGCTGCGCTGGGAGCGTCCGCTGCGCGGCGCACAGGGCGGCACGCCGGGGCCGCAGGGCACGCAGGCGGCGCCCGGGACGCCGGTCCCGCACGGCGCGGCGGGGTTCTCCGGGGCCGCGCAGGGTGACGAGGACCTCCGTTCCCGGCTGGCGCGCTGGACCCTGGCGGAGGCCGAACGGCTGGGCGTGACCGGCCGGGGCGCGCTGTCGGCGCACGGCAGGGCCCTGCTCGGCGCGCCGCCCGCCGTCCGCACCGCGCGGTCCGCCGTGGCCGCCGCTCCGGCCGGCCCGGGCGACAAACTGCCCGCCCATCACCGGGCCGCCACCGCCGTCGCGGCCCCTCTCTCACCGCCCGAGCAGGCCGCGGCCACGGCGGCAGCCGTACGGTTGCTCGCTCCGCTGCTGCCGGAGCCGCTGGACCACGTCCTGCTGCAGGCGGACCTGACCGCGGTCGCGCCGGGCCCGCTGCGGCGGCCGCTGGCCGACGTGCTGAGCGTCCTCGCGGACGTCGAGTCCAAGGGCGGCGCGACCGTCTACCGTTTCACCCCCGGCTCCGTACGGCGCGCCCTGGACGCCGGGCGCAGCGCTTCCGACCTGCACGCCTTCCTCGCCGAGCACTCCCGTACGCCGGTGCCGCAGCCGCTGACCTATCTGATCGACGACGTGGCGCGCCGGCACGGCCATCTGCGGGTGGGCGCGGCCTCGGCGTACGTCCGCTGCGACGACGAGACGATCCTGAACGAGATCCTCGCCGACAAGCGCGCCGCCGGCCTGCGGCTGCGCCGCCTGGCTCCCACGGTGCTCGCGGCGCAGGCCGACCCGGCGACGCTCCTGGACGGCCTGCGGGCGATGGGTTTCGCGCCCGCCGCCGAGTCCGCCGAGGGGGACGTCCTGATCACCCGCGCACTCGCCCACCGCACGCCGCCCCGTACGGCACCCGAGCCGGTGCCGGACGGGCCGCCGATTCCCGACGGCACACTGCTCACCGCGGCGATCCGCGCGGTCCGGGCGGGGGACGCCGCCGCCATCGCCCCGCGCAGGGCGACGGAGGACGCGGCCCCGCTCGCCCCGGGCGAGCTGCCCCGCACCAGTTCCGCCGAGACCCTGGCCACCATGCAGGCCGCCGTCCTCACCGGTGGGGCGCTGTGGATCGGTTACGTCAACGCGGAGGGCTCGGCCAGTCAGCGCGTCATCGCCCCGGTGCGGGTGGAGGGCGGCTTCGTGACGGGGTACGACCACACGGCGGACGAGGTCCGCACGTACCCGCTGCACCGGATCACCGGGGTGGCGGAACTGGCGGACGACTGA
- a CDS encoding HAD family hydrolase, with translation MAPMTVSPALAVGFDLDMTLIDSRPGIRACWAELSARTGTHVDADLVVTRLGPPLEEEIGNWFPAREIPAVAGLYREIYPAFAVGGSLEMPGAREALAAVRAAGGRAIVVTAKWEPNARLHMEHLDLRPDAVIGDLWAEQKARALREHGASVYVGDHIGDVLGARAAGALSVTVPTGPISAEDLRTAGADVVLTDLTEFPAWLAGHLEKANS, from the coding sequence ATGGCCCCCATGACCGTCTCTCCCGCCCTCGCCGTCGGCTTCGACCTCGACATGACCCTGATCGACTCCCGGCCGGGCATCCGGGCCTGCTGGGCGGAGCTGTCGGCGAGAACGGGCACGCACGTCGACGCCGACCTGGTGGTGACGCGACTGGGGCCGCCGCTGGAGGAGGAGATCGGGAACTGGTTCCCCGCGCGGGAGATACCCGCCGTGGCCGGTCTCTACCGGGAGATCTACCCGGCGTTCGCGGTCGGCGGCAGCCTCGAGATGCCCGGTGCCCGTGAGGCCCTCGCGGCGGTCCGGGCGGCGGGCGGGCGGGCGATCGTCGTCACCGCGAAGTGGGAGCCGAACGCCAGGCTGCACATGGAGCACCTGGACCTGCGGCCCGACGCGGTGATCGGCGACCTGTGGGCCGAGCAGAAGGCCCGGGCGCTGCGTGAGCACGGGGCGAGCGTCTACGTCGGCGACCACATCGGGGACGTCCTGGGCGCGCGGGCCGCGGGGGCCCTGTCCGTGACCGTGCCGACGGGCCCGATCAGCGCGGAGGACCTGCGGACGGCCGGCGCGGACGTCGTGCTCACCGACCTCACCGAGTTCCCCGCCTGGCTGGCCGGCCACCTCGAGAAGGCGAACTCCTAG
- a CDS encoding cold-shock protein, with amino-acid sequence MPTGKVKWFNSEKGFGFLSRDDGGDVFVHSSVLPAGVEALKPGQRVEFGVVAGQRGDQALSVVILDPTPSVAAAQRKKPDELASIVQDLTTLLENITPMLEKGRYPEKTSGKKIAGLLRAVADQLDV; translated from the coding sequence TTGCCGACTGGCAAGGTCAAATGGTTTAACAGTGAGAAGGGCTTCGGCTTTCTCTCCCGCGACGACGGCGGTGACGTCTTCGTGCATTCCTCGGTCCTCCCCGCCGGTGTCGAGGCACTGAAGCCGGGCCAGCGTGTGGAGTTCGGCGTCGTCGCAGGTCAGCGCGGCGACCAGGCACTCTCCGTCGTCATCCTCGACCCGACCCCCTCGGTCGCCGCGGCGCAGCGCAAGAAGCCCGACGAACTGGCCTCCATCGTCCAGGATTTGACCACCCTTCTCGAGAACATCACCCCGATGCTCGAGAAGGGCCGCTACCCGGAGAAGACGTCCGGAAAGAAGATCGCCGGTCTGCTGCGCGCCGTCGCCGACCAGTTGGACGTCTGA